The nucleotide window TGTCCCTGTGTAGGCCACACCCAAGATGAAGCCCTGGTACCCCAGGCTCCTATCTTGTCTCTGCTGGTGTCATTCAAGTCCTGCTAAGGTGGGCTCAGGGTCAGtgtggaggaggaggggcagaaTCGGGCCATTGGAGCCTCTCCAcagggctgcctggaggaggaggtTGGAAGCCTGCCTACGGCCCTGGTCTGCAGCCCATGGCAGCTGGTGCCTGCGTCCTCGGGACCTCGGGTCCCTCAGGGCCAAGCCAGAGGCTGGCTGAGCCTCTGCCCTGAGTCTCTGATCTCTAGATGACAAGGCTGAGCATGGGCTCTGGAAGGGCTGGGAGTGGTCCAGGCTCTCCAACCAAACCCCTGCCCAGCTCAGCCTGGCCCTCCAGGGGCCAGTGAAGGCCAGCATCCCAACATGGAGGTCCGCCCCATGCGTGCGGGAGCAGACTGCCCCTTCTCGGTGTCCCGAGCAGCTTTGCGATGCAAGGGGCTGGGATGGGGTTGCACCTATGGGGCTGTTTGCCTTTGTGAGGGAGGGGCAGACGTCTGCCCTGGGCTAAGAGGTGTGGGGCACAAGCGACCCTGGGCCCTCAGTTGTGTAGCCAACCCCAGATCACTCTTGGACTCGGCTCCTGAGAGTTGCCTCCTGCTGCCAAACCCTCCCCAGGACAGAGCCCAGGCCGGCAGCCGCTCCCcagcactgtgctctgtgctcgGGCCCTGCAAGAGCAGCCCCAGGTTGGACCGCCCCCGCCTCATTTACATACTTTCAGATGCCCCCTCGGGAGCCCTGCAGTGGGAAGGAAGGGGGGTCATCCTGGTGCACTCCTGGGACCCAGGAGGTGAGTAGGCATCCCTAAGATGAGCTCTGTAAAAGCTTTGGGGCCTGCAGGGCCAGATCcttagcattttaaaattttattatgactgtgtttgtttaaatatatatatatgtatatatatatatatatttatagctcTATGAGCCCACCGCCCCCCAGCCCCTAGTTTTTCCCCTGGGCCTTCTGTCTGGTGGCTGTGTAGGGCAGCACTGTCTGTGTGCTCTTGTCTGACACTGTTTGGGTGCTGCTGTTCCTCGTGACCCTTTGGGTCTGCTCAGGGCCCAAGGTGGGGCCCGAGCGGCGGCTGGTCAGTGGGGAGCGCCTGGGCCTGGAGGGGCCTCGGGAGGGCTTGAGGGGGCCTGCATGGGTCTCTGAACGGGGAGGCTCTGGGGACAGGCCcacctccgccgccgccgccgcctcctggCCGTCCCCCTCCTCATCGTCGCAGCACAAAGCGTGGTAGAGCACTTTGTCACTAAAGCGCACCCTCTCCCGCGTGCCTGGGGTCCGCTGGGGGAGCTGGCCCTTAGGAGGGCCGGCGCTGAAGGCCTCCTCGCTGGAGGAGTCTGGGGTCTCCACCCGTGGCCCGTTGGGGATAGGCATGCCGCCGTTCATGAGCCGGAAGTCGGGGCCAGGCCCTGGCCGGCTCGACTCGGGGCCATCCGCGGAGTCCGACGGCGTGGACGCGTCCAGGAAGGAGCAGAACTCCCAGCTGTCTGAGAGGATGTCAGCTGTCATGAGGTCCAGGTGACCCAGATCGAAGGGGCCGCCCGCGCCCGCCTTGTCACTGCTGGATGTGCTGCTCACGGTGGCCGTGGTCCAGTCATCAGGCTCCAGTTCAAAGTCGAAGTTGGAGGTCAGCTTGTCAATCTGGCTCACCACCTggccagagaaggagagaggagcGAGGGGGCCTGGCACCACCTTGGTGGGAGGGTGTCCCTACCCACCTGCTC belongs to Manis pentadactyla isolate mManPen7 chromosome 11, mManPen7.hap1, whole genome shotgun sequence and includes:
- the INSYN1 gene encoding inhibitory synaptic factor 1 isoform X2, translating into MTGPRPPWEFCSFLDASTPSDSADGPESSRPGPGPDFRLMNGGMPIPNGPRVETPDSSSEEAFSAGPPKGQLPQRTPGTRERVRFSDKVLYHALCCDDEEGDGQEAAAAAEVGLSPEPPRSETHAGPLKPSRGPSRPRRSPLTSRRSGPTLGPEQTQRVTRNSSTQTVSDKSTQTVLPYTATRQKAQGKN
- the INSYN1 gene encoding inhibitory synaptic factor 1 isoform X1; protein product: MNIRGTPDLGQPSDDPGSGGERERIRQRMKMVIGQLEGILRELKEVAKELREVVSQIDKLTSNFDFELEPDDWTTATVSSTSSSDKAGAGGPFDLGHLDLMTADILSDSWEFCSFLDASTPSDSADGPESSRPGPGPDFRLMNGGMPIPNGPRVETPDSSSEEAFSAGPPKGQLPQRTPGTRERVRFSDKVLYHALCCDDEEGDGQEAAAAAEVGLSPEPPRSETHAGPLKPSRGPSRPRRSPLTSRRSGPTLGPEQTQRVTRNSSTQTVSDKSTQTVLPYTATRQKAQGKN